The following are encoded together in the Hyalangium ruber genome:
- a CDS encoding response regulator — protein MASLLSGPILVVEDDPDIREALQGFLELQGYEVRVASHGREAVEHLTRGPRPALILLDMGLPIMDGHRLLTFRKQTDGFSEIPVVILSAGMAAMHPRDRALYASNYNVAAFIKKPADLQTLVEAVERHALRPLGTSAGAPA, from the coding sequence ATGGCGTCTCTTCTGAGCGGCCCCATCCTCGTCGTCGAGGACGACCCGGACATTCGCGAAGCCCTCCAGGGCTTCCTGGAGCTCCAGGGCTATGAGGTGCGCGTGGCCAGCCATGGCCGCGAGGCGGTCGAGCACCTGACGCGGGGGCCTCGGCCCGCCCTCATCCTGCTGGACATGGGGCTGCCCATCATGGACGGGCACCGGCTGCTCACCTTCCGCAAGCAGACGGACGGCTTCTCGGAGATTCCCGTGGTCATCCTCTCCGCGGGCATGGCGGCGATGCACCCCCGGGATCGGGCCCTGTACGCCTCCAATTACAATGTGGCTGCCTTCATCAAGAAGCCAGCCGACCTCCAGACGCTCGTGGAGGCCGTGGAGCGCCACGCGTTGCGGCCGCTCGGCACCTCGGCGGGCGCCCCGGCCTGA
- a CDS encoding SanA/YdcF family protein, producing MGRRGVLGVWLRRGLLAGAVALLVVLGLSHLVRVRYEDRIVPLSQAPEAPVALVFGAGLAPGGVPSAVLAQRLDTAVALWKAGRVKAVLVSGDNSDRFHDETRAMRRYLLERGLPEAAVLGDDSGLSTYDSCVRAFTVFQVRQALLVTQRFHLPRALFIANSVGMDAWGVAADEGRPSTRRYAVREMFSRVLALAMVVSGKAPAYPARRTETSGRPGP from the coding sequence ATGGGGCGTCGCGGCGTGCTTGGAGTCTGGTTGCGCAGAGGGCTCCTCGCCGGCGCGGTGGCGCTGCTGGTGGTGCTCGGCCTGTCGCACCTCGTCCGGGTTCGCTACGAGGACCGCATCGTCCCCCTGAGCCAGGCGCCCGAGGCCCCGGTGGCGCTCGTGTTCGGCGCGGGGCTGGCGCCGGGCGGGGTGCCCTCGGCGGTGCTGGCCCAGCGGCTGGACACGGCGGTGGCCCTCTGGAAGGCGGGGCGCGTCAAGGCGGTGCTGGTGAGCGGGGACAACTCGGACCGCTTCCATGACGAGACGCGCGCCATGCGCCGCTACCTCTTGGAGCGAGGCCTGCCCGAGGCGGCGGTGCTGGGGGATGACTCGGGCCTGTCCACCTATGACAGCTGCGTGCGGGCCTTCACCGTCTTCCAGGTGCGCCAGGCGCTGCTGGTGACCCAGCGCTTCCACCTGCCGCGCGCCCTCTTCATCGCCAACTCGGTGGGCATGGACGCCTGGGGCGTGGCGGCCGACGAGGGCCGGCCCTCCACCCGGCGCTACGCGGTGCGGGAGATGTTCTCGCGGGTGCTCGCCCTGGCCATGGTGGTGTCGGGCAAGGCGCCCGCCTACCCGGCCCGCCGCACCGAAACCTCCGGGCGCCCGGGGCCCTGA
- a CDS encoding AI-2E family transporter: MAHAPRSQVSPRTVWTVGLNVLGMLALLMLLRAASGVLSWVLVALFLALAAHPLVAWMERRGLRRGMSVGLVFLSALGGMAALLTTFVPMMVEQARALVEAAPGYLESMRHWEWLQRLDERYGVFERMAAELRQRLPGAAMPVLGVVTGLLHRLAAFITIMVLAAFFLAFGKDLFDKALLWVPPRKREHTRKLASRMNRTVGRYVAGSFLISLIGGGVTTVTLLLLDVPYFLPLGLAMAVLGLIPFIGAFLGGMLVVGTTFASAGTRAGVITLIVFLVYQQVENHLLQPFIQRRTLHMNPLLIALAMLVGTAFAGVLGALLALPVAGAVQVVAQDRLARRQELWRISGEQENSLMGSPPPTASDGESPEARH; encoded by the coding sequence GTGGCCCACGCGCCGCGCTCCCAGGTCTCGCCCCGAACCGTGTGGACGGTGGGGCTCAACGTCCTGGGGATGCTGGCGCTGCTGATGTTGCTGCGGGCCGCCAGCGGCGTGCTGTCCTGGGTGCTGGTGGCGCTCTTCCTTGCCTTGGCGGCCCATCCGCTGGTGGCCTGGATGGAGCGCCGGGGCCTGCGGCGCGGGATGTCGGTGGGGCTGGTGTTCCTGTCCGCGTTGGGCGGGATGGCGGCCCTGCTGACGACGTTCGTGCCCATGATGGTGGAGCAGGCGCGGGCGCTGGTGGAGGCGGCCCCCGGCTACCTCGAGTCGATGCGCCACTGGGAGTGGCTGCAGCGTTTGGACGAGCGCTACGGCGTCTTCGAGCGGATGGCGGCGGAGCTGCGCCAGCGGCTGCCCGGCGCGGCGATGCCGGTGCTCGGGGTGGTGACGGGCCTGCTCCATCGCCTGGCCGCCTTCATCACCATCATGGTGCTGGCGGCCTTCTTCCTGGCCTTCGGCAAGGACCTGTTCGACAAGGCGCTCTTGTGGGTGCCTCCGCGGAAGCGGGAGCACACGCGCAAGCTGGCCTCACGGATGAACCGCACCGTGGGCCGCTATGTGGCGGGCTCGTTCCTCATCTCGCTCATCGGCGGTGGGGTGACGACGGTGACGCTGCTGCTGCTGGATGTGCCCTACTTCCTCCCGCTGGGGCTGGCCATGGCGGTGCTGGGGCTCATCCCCTTCATCGGGGCCTTCCTCGGCGGCATGCTGGTGGTGGGCACCACGTTCGCCTCTGCGGGCACGCGCGCCGGCGTCATCACGTTGATCGTCTTCCTCGTCTACCAGCAGGTGGAGAACCACCTGCTGCAGCCGTTCATCCAGCGGCGCACGCTGCACATGAACCCGCTGCTCATCGCGCTGGCGATGCTGGTGGGCACCGCGTTCGCGGGCGTGCTCGGGGCGCTGCTGGCGCTGCCGGTGGCGGGGGCGGTGCAGGTGGTGGCGCAGGATCGGCTCGCCCGGCGCCAGGAGCTGTGGCGCATCTCCGGCGAGCAGGAGAATTCCCTCATGGGGAGCCCTCCGCCCACGGCCTCGGACGGGGAATCGCCCGAGGCACGGCACTGA
- a CDS encoding SMI1/KNR4 family protein, with protein sequence MHEWLEALQKSARKTSPGVAAEELRRAETECGVPLPGELGDLYSAFNGGEFEGEVMLYPLHGEGEAPSVLEKTRKMLVGLPVAGVWRFGLKGAHRHLFTSRKSAMVEQGDGGGPLPEWVKALGDEDWLFGTWETEKKEMRLYRSLSNMLNVLVPPVEHEQFGDRTFARAIAAVQGALSELSEDEEGKQAEEGEELEYEYEEGKAEEAPAEAEEEDQEVLVEAEAEEEPTEAEEEEEEGEAAKPEEKELEKPAVVAAERRMKRLQEQAGAGKKEKGIEKPAVIAAERRVKRLTEQAAAPEPTAKPRETAAPKKAAAVKKAPAKKAVPAKKAVPAKKAPAKKAVPAKKAGTKKAPAKKVPAKKAAPAKKAPAKKAIPAKKAGTKKAPAKKVPMKKAGTKKAPAKKVPAKKSSAKKAAGARRKR encoded by the coding sequence ATGCACGAGTGGTTGGAGGCACTGCAGAAGTCGGCGCGGAAGACGTCCCCCGGGGTGGCTGCGGAGGAGCTGCGGCGAGCCGAGACGGAGTGCGGGGTACCGCTGCCCGGGGAGCTGGGGGACTTGTACTCGGCCTTCAACGGCGGCGAATTCGAGGGCGAGGTGATGCTCTACCCGCTGCACGGCGAGGGCGAGGCGCCCAGCGTGCTGGAGAAGACGCGCAAGATGTTGGTGGGCCTGCCGGTGGCGGGCGTCTGGCGCTTCGGGCTGAAGGGGGCGCACCGGCACCTGTTCACCTCGCGCAAGTCGGCCATGGTGGAGCAGGGGGACGGGGGCGGACCGCTGCCGGAGTGGGTGAAGGCGCTGGGGGACGAGGACTGGCTCTTCGGCACGTGGGAGACCGAGAAGAAGGAGATGCGGCTGTACCGCTCGTTGTCGAACATGCTCAACGTGCTGGTGCCTCCGGTGGAGCACGAGCAGTTCGGCGACCGCACCTTCGCGCGCGCCATCGCCGCGGTGCAGGGCGCGCTGAGCGAGCTGTCCGAGGACGAAGAGGGCAAGCAGGCCGAGGAGGGCGAGGAGCTCGAGTACGAGTACGAGGAGGGCAAGGCCGAGGAGGCGCCCGCCGAGGCCGAGGAGGAAGATCAGGAAGTCCTGGTGGAGGCCGAGGCGGAGGAAGAGCCCACCGAGGCCGAGGAGGAGGAGGAGGAGGGCGAGGCGGCAAAGCCCGAGGAGAAGGAGCTGGAGAAGCCGGCGGTGGTGGCCGCTGAGCGCCGCATGAAGCGCCTCCAGGAACAGGCGGGAGCGGGGAAGAAGGAGAAGGGGATCGAGAAGCCGGCGGTGATTGCCGCCGAGCGCCGCGTGAAGCGCCTCACGGAGCAGGCGGCGGCCCCGGAGCCGACCGCGAAGCCTCGCGAGACGGCAGCGCCGAAGAAGGCCGCTGCCGTGAAGAAGGCCCCCGCGAAGAAGGCTGTCCCCGCGAAGAAGGCTGTCCCCGCGAAGAAGGCGCCCGCCAAGAAGGCCGTCCCCGCGAAGAAGGCTGGGACGAAGAAGGCGCCCGCCAAGAAGGTCCCCGCGAAGAAGGCTGCCCCCGCGAAGAAGGCGCCCGCCAAGAAGGCCATCCCCGCGAAGAAGGCTGGGACGAAGAAGGCCCCTGCGAAGAAGGTTCCCATGAAGAAGGCTGGGACGAAGAAGGCCCCTGCCAAGAAGGTCCCCGCGAAGAAGTCCTCCGCCAAGAAGGCAGCGGGAGCGCGGCGCAAGCGCTGA
- a CDS encoding CotH kinase family protein, with product MGRWRWLVLMGMLGLGACGPESAPSLPEPPDRTGENPLPTTPDGGTPPSEDAGTPDTGAPDAGAPDAGKPDAGAPDAGPPPLEFPPVQSRIPSFDLQIAPEHLAWLEQNPETDETVPVTVVLDGESAPGQLRFRGASTRTLPQKSFKIELDPGYEFADRDHFELLAEWYDSGKLTEKFAVDLYTAMKLPVPRASYVKVSINGQPNGLYVDMEHVGKDYLKHHGLERNASIYRCGHRNCEMTPRPGSYQTDFEKKTNEDTGRADLDTFLAWVNRSDDAEFEAKLERHVDVEAYLGNLAADMLISNNIVEDSRSYWVHEHGKDRWQYVPWDLNNARMLFWRTWAPTDPPIEDRWAQPFTLYDPGVQDLYELRVGERPSQRPTWSVLATRVWDRPALRARMLAKLEAALAGPFSETKANAHIDALWARVSSELASDPYISPEHLARARGFLKQYVRERRAFLQRALQDLKAHGSGALVIREINAGSAGYVELYNRGTATLSLQGYEVTNDLRATTRYALPALTLEPGQTLRLQADGNTAAGPTHLPFTLSRQGGEVGLFNGNLVSSTGKPRLHSPEDVVYYGPLAYGTVYGRKTPASEDFERRPLVP from the coding sequence ATGGGGAGATGGCGTTGGCTGGTGCTCATGGGGATGCTGGGGCTGGGGGCATGTGGGCCGGAGTCCGCCCCGAGCCTGCCGGAGCCCCCGGACCGCACCGGCGAGAATCCCCTGCCCACCACCCCGGACGGGGGCACGCCTCCTTCGGAGGATGCGGGCACGCCGGACACCGGAGCGCCGGACGCGGGAGCGCCGGATGCGGGCAAGCCCGACGCCGGAGCGCCGGACGCGGGGCCTCCTCCGCTCGAGTTCCCGCCGGTGCAGAGCCGCATTCCGTCGTTCGACCTGCAGATCGCTCCCGAGCACCTGGCGTGGCTCGAGCAGAACCCGGAGACGGATGAGACGGTGCCCGTGACGGTGGTGCTCGACGGCGAGAGCGCGCCGGGACAGCTGCGCTTCCGAGGCGCCAGCACCCGGACGCTGCCCCAGAAGAGCTTCAAGATCGAGCTGGACCCGGGCTACGAGTTCGCCGACCGAGACCACTTCGAGCTGCTGGCCGAGTGGTACGACAGCGGCAAGCTCACGGAGAAGTTCGCGGTGGACCTGTACACGGCGATGAAGCTGCCGGTGCCCCGCGCCAGCTACGTGAAGGTGAGCATCAACGGCCAGCCCAACGGGCTGTACGTGGACATGGAGCACGTGGGCAAGGACTACCTCAAGCACCACGGCCTGGAGCGCAACGCCTCCATCTACCGCTGCGGCCACCGCAACTGCGAGATGACGCCACGCCCGGGCTCGTACCAGACCGACTTCGAGAAGAAGACGAACGAGGACACCGGCCGCGCGGACCTGGACACGTTCCTGGCCTGGGTGAACCGCTCGGATGACGCGGAGTTCGAGGCGAAGCTGGAGCGCCACGTGGACGTGGAGGCGTACCTGGGCAACCTCGCCGCCGACATGCTCATCTCCAACAACATCGTGGAGGACTCGCGCAGCTACTGGGTCCACGAGCACGGCAAGGACCGGTGGCAGTACGTGCCGTGGGACCTGAACAACGCGCGGATGCTCTTCTGGCGCACCTGGGCTCCCACGGATCCGCCCATCGAGGACCGCTGGGCCCAGCCCTTCACCCTGTATGACCCGGGAGTGCAGGACCTCTACGAGCTGCGCGTGGGGGAGCGCCCCTCGCAGCGTCCGACCTGGAGCGTGCTCGCCACGCGTGTGTGGGACCGGCCGGCCCTGCGCGCCCGGATGCTGGCGAAGCTGGAGGCGGCGCTCGCGGGTCCCTTCTCGGAGACGAAGGCCAACGCGCACATCGACGCGCTGTGGGCCCGGGTGAGCTCGGAGCTGGCGAGTGACCCGTACATCTCCCCCGAGCACCTGGCGCGGGCGCGGGGCTTCCTGAAGCAGTACGTGCGCGAGCGCCGCGCCTTCCTACAGCGCGCGCTGCAGGACCTGAAGGCCCATGGCAGCGGAGCGCTGGTCATCCGGGAGATCAACGCCGGCAGCGCCGGCTACGTGGAGCTGTACAACCGTGGCACCGCGACGCTGTCGCTCCAGGGGTACGAGGTGACGAACGACCTGCGCGCCACCACGCGGTACGCGCTGCCGGCCCTCACGCTGGAGCCGGGACAGACGCTGCGGCTCCAGGCGGATGGGAACACGGCCGCTGGCCCCACGCACCTGCCGTTCACGCTCTCGCGCCAGGGCGGCGAGGTGGGCCTCTTCAACGGCAACCTCGTGTCGAGCACTGGCAAGCCGCGCCTGCACAGCCCGGAGGATGTCGTGTACTACGGGCCACTGGCCTACGGCACGGTGTACGGGCGCAAGACGCCCGCGAGCGAGGACTTCGAGCGCCGGCCCCTGGTGCCGTGA
- a CDS encoding thioredoxin family protein, with protein sequence MAHPATYEATAETFEALVLQPKDELVVVDFWGEGCPNCDVYAAAEPSLLSELEGAPMRVVKVNAYKHEELALRFGLFGIPTFLLFRDGKLLGKMSQYYGRDYWLGVVREHLPRAS encoded by the coding sequence ATGGCACATCCCGCGACATACGAGGCGACTGCGGAGACCTTCGAGGCGCTGGTGCTCCAGCCGAAGGACGAGCTGGTGGTAGTGGACTTCTGGGGCGAGGGTTGCCCCAACTGCGACGTGTACGCGGCGGCGGAGCCCTCGCTGCTCTCCGAGCTGGAGGGCGCCCCGATGCGCGTGGTGAAGGTGAACGCCTACAAGCACGAAGAGCTGGCGCTGCGCTTCGGCCTGTTCGGCATCCCCACCTTCCTGCTGTTCCGCGATGGCAAGCTGCTGGGGAAGATGAGCCAGTACTACGGCCGGGATTACTGGCTCGGTGTCGTCCGCGAGCACCTGCCCCGCGCCTCCTGA
- a CDS encoding type I restriction enzyme HsdR N-terminal domain-containing protein — protein sequence MGDELVQFRARCGDLVGQLLESDSLRRPSVFRGGARLPILLYDAASQRGDLPQVRGRYSMEANQLLDLVKRYNENREYITNEETAKMALVVPFIRLLGYDPNIPKEVRLEYAAEFTQGDGKRLQDRMDFAIFDQTGAKPLMVIETKPLGTDLMAKSQQLARYIAQMADLHFGIITDGCHYLFFGDLENPNQMDREPFFSFSLEDTKTDWSKVAKFLSKFSRESFNAETLVTDAENSRYRQAMIDRLSAALRSPADNEGFMRWLTEEVYKGKRTGAVMTRLGEVAKEAIEPALLRVMGDDFLEKLKERIQRLRDTGEATGEPAQNVIKPESARPFEEVKGAVAEEKQRMAIETTQEELDFFGLIRDICVKGGANPEEILYRDTTAYFNISYRKPTKWFLRFFSNAKRKSIVTWVPAEEAKQLVSGFAIEEAPVAFGLSRVYIENIAQIWALKSLVLRSLELSKASKDEAPVEAAAPVKEAPPA from the coding sequence TTGGGTGACGAGTTGGTGCAGTTCCGTGCCAGGTGTGGCGATCTCGTTGGCCAGCTTCTTGAGAGCGATTCTTTGCGGCGCCCCAGTGTCTTCAGGGGTGGCGCGCGGCTTCCCATCCTGTTGTACGATGCGGCTTCTCAACGGGGGGACCTTCCACAGGTCCGAGGGAGGTACAGCATGGAAGCCAATCAGCTTCTCGATTTGGTCAAGCGGTACAACGAGAACCGGGAGTACATCACCAACGAAGAAACCGCCAAGATGGCACTGGTGGTTCCGTTCATCCGGTTGCTTGGGTACGACCCCAACATTCCCAAAGAGGTCCGCCTCGAATACGCGGCGGAGTTCACTCAAGGGGATGGAAAGCGCCTCCAGGATCGCATGGACTTCGCGATCTTTGATCAGACCGGTGCCAAGCCCTTGATGGTGATCGAGACCAAGCCGCTCGGTACGGACTTGATGGCCAAGTCACAGCAGCTGGCTCGCTATATCGCGCAGATGGCGGATCTCCATTTCGGGATCATCACGGACGGCTGCCACTATCTGTTCTTCGGAGATCTCGAGAATCCGAACCAGATGGATCGCGAGCCCTTCTTCAGCTTCTCCCTCGAAGACACCAAGACCGACTGGTCCAAGGTCGCCAAGTTCCTCTCGAAGTTCAGCCGCGAGTCCTTCAATGCGGAGACCCTGGTCACGGACGCGGAGAACAGTCGCTACCGCCAGGCCATGATCGACAGGCTCTCGGCCGCGTTGCGCTCTCCCGCTGACAACGAAGGCTTCATGCGGTGGCTGACCGAGGAGGTCTACAAGGGCAAGCGGACGGGCGCTGTGATGACCCGGCTGGGAGAGGTCGCGAAGGAAGCCATCGAGCCAGCGCTGCTCCGGGTCATGGGCGATGACTTCCTCGAGAAGCTCAAGGAGCGCATCCAGCGTCTGCGTGACACGGGAGAGGCGACCGGGGAGCCCGCTCAGAACGTCATCAAGCCAGAGTCAGCGAGGCCATTCGAAGAGGTGAAGGGAGCCGTCGCTGAAGAGAAGCAACGGATGGCCATTGAGACGACCCAGGAGGAACTCGACTTCTTCGGGCTCATTCGGGACATCTGCGTCAAGGGTGGCGCCAACCCCGAAGAGATCCTCTACAGAGACACCACCGCCTACTTCAACATCTCCTACCGCAAGCCCACCAAGTGGTTCTTGCGCTTCTTCAGCAATGCCAAGCGCAAGAGCATCGTCACCTGGGTGCCGGCCGAGGAAGCCAAGCAGCTCGTTTCTGGCTTCGCGATCGAAGAGGCCCCCGTCGCTTTTGGGCTCTCTCGCGTCTACATCGAGAACATCGCGCAGATCTGGGCCTTGAAGTCCCTCGTGCTGCGGAGCCTTGAACTCTCGAAGGCCAGTAAGGACGAGGCGCCGGTTGAGGCTGCGGCGCCTGTCAAAGAGGCCCCACCGGCCTGA
- a CDS encoding imm11 family protein, with translation MPLRYFALSDDVSFPHRWHLATPTDSQGHEVDDWQFSDGKPLQLQGRLRVPIEHAGRPLDFSEAGIKIPVLHIRAANAFLEMAPTDVQVIPVEIEGYRDQYVILVATRLIRCIDEKASKVQLWTPEDGSPHKVGKYYAVDDLRIDKATVGATQVFRPEGWSGTLIISGDIKTALERMGATGTKFEEV, from the coding sequence ATGCCGCTGCGTTACTTCGCGCTGTCCGATGATGTGTCCTTCCCCCACCGCTGGCACCTTGCCACGCCAACGGACAGTCAGGGCCACGAGGTGGACGACTGGCAGTTCAGTGACGGGAAGCCGCTACAGCTCCAGGGACGCTTGAGGGTTCCAATCGAGCATGCAGGCAGGCCCTTGGACTTCTCCGAAGCGGGGATCAAGATCCCCGTGCTCCACATCCGGGCGGCCAATGCGTTTCTGGAGATGGCGCCCACCGATGTGCAGGTCATCCCCGTCGAGATCGAAGGCTACCGGGACCAGTATGTGATCCTCGTGGCCACGCGACTGATCCGCTGCATTGACGAGAAGGCCTCCAAGGTCCAGCTCTGGACCCCTGAAGACGGCTCGCCCCACAAAGTAGGGAAGTACTACGCCGTCGATGATCTCCGCATCGACAAGGCAACGGTAGGCGCCACCCAGGTGTTCCGCCCAGAGGGCTGGTCCGGAACACTGATCATCTCTGGGGACATCAAGACCGCGCTGGAGCGCATGGGCGCGACAGGAACGAAATTCGAGGAGGTATAG
- a CDS encoding cache domain-containing protein: protein MKKWGAFLVLTLGALLALGYGYESYERRTLQGELDRMRKSSHLAIQSVDDSLHRLMVLSEQVARMDRAALSREEVSSRLCDMMRAEPRLKQLGYALDPTTTPDHQRFAPYCVRKDGKLSPASLEDDPSYDYTTRSPETEWYHRAKSEGEGWSEPYYDPMTRAILAEHTRPLSAEGGFAGVAFANYSLKTLTDLVKNLDLGRGGYAFVMTRQGRLLSHPNWTDVVKGRTLQQLASTHDSAELEQISQWVQTPGAGSLSLRIEDPMTQGPAWAWCEALSKTGWAMCTVTVAGSALHGEKGLAKWRLAIVFSVMLFALIGLAMLLKVEQRQQCSLWILSTASTALLCGAVGYTWHLAHKGSLGEAQVPAIISASEVDRLIQENRSRLQEVHRRDDLVVVPTGIHVSQISSSDKTLSLTGIVWQSYRQEARGDAPTGAPVTAKAAGGAQGMTVLAAAREEAPQETADALPPSVGVDFPGALSVEMEELFRKEVEGNQVIGWSFQLELPEKFDARDFPLDRESIKIDMVPRAFDAPVILVPDLSAYDNIITSALPGVGNAIGLPGWQLEESFFSHVERVINSDLGLRQADLFRDVLTLRFTISARRVFTNPVIGHVLPLVILLFLMFAVLMLSSRREGLMERLGFNASTIIGAYGTFFFIAVLQHVSLRESMGTAQLVYFEWFYILVYVLLLLLSLNALLFSTNSEVGFVLYEDNLWPKLMYGPLTAGGALAATCVWFY, encoded by the coding sequence ATGAAGAAGTGGGGGGCGTTCCTCGTGCTGACGCTGGGCGCGCTGTTGGCGCTGGGCTACGGCTATGAGTCCTACGAGCGCCGGACGCTGCAGGGTGAACTCGACAGGATGCGCAAGTCCTCGCATCTGGCCATCCAGAGCGTGGATGACTCGCTCCACCGGCTCATGGTGCTGAGCGAGCAGGTGGCGCGCATGGACCGGGCGGCACTCAGCCGCGAAGAGGTCTCCTCCCGGCTGTGCGACATGATGCGGGCCGAGCCGCGGCTCAAGCAGCTCGGCTACGCGCTCGACCCCACCACCACGCCCGACCATCAGCGCTTCGCGCCCTACTGCGTGCGCAAGGACGGCAAGCTGTCGCCCGCGAGCCTGGAGGATGATCCCTCCTACGACTACACCACCCGGAGCCCCGAGACGGAGTGGTACCACCGGGCCAAGAGCGAGGGGGAGGGGTGGAGTGAGCCCTATTACGACCCGATGACGCGCGCCATCCTCGCGGAGCACACCCGGCCCCTGAGCGCGGAGGGCGGCTTCGCGGGCGTGGCCTTCGCCAACTATTCGCTGAAGACGTTGACGGACCTGGTGAAGAACCTCGACCTGGGGCGGGGCGGCTATGCGTTCGTCATGACGCGCCAGGGGCGGCTGCTGTCGCACCCGAACTGGACCGACGTGGTCAAGGGGCGGACGCTGCAGCAACTGGCGAGCACCCACGACTCGGCGGAGCTGGAGCAGATCAGCCAGTGGGTCCAGACGCCTGGGGCGGGGAGCCTCTCGCTGCGGATCGAGGATCCGATGACCCAGGGGCCCGCGTGGGCCTGGTGCGAGGCGCTCTCCAAGACCGGTTGGGCGATGTGTACCGTGACGGTGGCGGGCTCGGCGCTCCATGGCGAGAAGGGGCTGGCGAAGTGGCGGCTGGCCATCGTGTTCTCGGTGATGCTGTTTGCCCTCATCGGGCTGGCGATGCTGTTGAAGGTGGAGCAGCGGCAGCAGTGCTCCCTGTGGATCTTGTCGACCGCCAGCACCGCGCTGCTCTGCGGCGCCGTGGGCTACACGTGGCACCTGGCCCACAAGGGCAGCCTCGGGGAGGCCCAGGTCCCGGCCATCATCTCCGCGTCGGAGGTGGACCGGCTCATCCAGGAGAACCGATCGCGGCTCCAGGAGGTCCATCGCCGGGATGACCTCGTCGTGGTTCCGACGGGCATCCACGTCAGTCAGATCTCGTCCTCGGACAAGACGCTGAGCCTGACGGGCATCGTCTGGCAAAGCTATCGCCAGGAAGCGCGGGGAGACGCGCCAACTGGGGCACCCGTCACGGCCAAGGCGGCAGGCGGAGCCCAGGGGATGACGGTCCTCGCGGCGGCCCGCGAGGAGGCGCCTCAGGAGACAGCGGACGCGCTGCCACCGAGCGTGGGGGTCGACTTCCCGGGAGCGCTGTCCGTCGAGATGGAGGAGCTCTTCCGCAAGGAGGTGGAGGGCAACCAGGTGATTGGCTGGAGCTTCCAGCTCGAGTTGCCGGAGAAGTTCGATGCGAGGGACTTCCCGCTGGATCGAGAGAGCATCAAGATCGACATGGTGCCGCGGGCGTTCGACGCGCCGGTGATCCTGGTCCCGGACCTTTCGGCCTACGACAACATCATCACCTCGGCACTGCCGGGAGTGGGCAACGCGATCGGGTTGCCGGGCTGGCAGCTGGAGGAGTCGTTCTTCAGCCACGTGGAGCGGGTGATCAACAGCGACCTGGGCTTGAGGCAGGCGGACCTCTTCCGGGACGTGCTGACGCTGCGGTTCACCATCAGCGCGCGGCGTGTGTTCACCAATCCGGTCATCGGCCACGTGCTGCCGTTGGTCATCCTGCTGTTCCTGATGTTCGCGGTGCTGATGCTGAGCAGTCGCAGGGAGGGGCTGATGGAGCGCCTGGGCTTCAACGCCAGCACCATCATCGGGGCGTACGGGACGTTCTTCTTCATCGCCGTGCTGCAGCACGTGTCGCTGCGCGAGTCGATGGGGACGGCGCAGTTGGTCTACTTCGAGTGGTTCTACATCCTGGTGTACGTGCTGCTGTTGTTGCTGTCGCTCAACGCGCTGCTGTTCTCGACGAACAGTGAGGTGGGCTTCGTCCTCTACGAGGACAACCTATGGCCCAAGCTCATGTACGGACCGCTCACGGCGGGAGGGGCCCTGGCCGCTACCTGCGTCTGGTTCTACTGA